From Natrinema amylolyticum, the proteins below share one genomic window:
- a CDS encoding DUF456 domain-containing protein, translated as MSDRSDEVTESRDRDPPATDDLLEETDRLLSESGADVGDASESAAPPEPSVGDDPLNSPTDRDRGPAGTAAEEPTDGPENDSSRSWLSPLTSRLSLGRYFSPKEYIALVGVLSAGLLAGETALPFAGRTIGMFAVAFTVGLLASKRRYLEMGVAGVSVGGVAAVLSNAVIAAVGSGQTLVAVGATVGLLASVVGYYFGRDLRTGLSQDID; from the coding sequence ATGAGCGATCGATCGGACGAGGTGACCGAGAGCCGGGACCGAGACCCGCCCGCCACCGACGACCTCTTAGAGGAGACGGACCGCCTGCTCTCGGAGTCGGGTGCCGACGTCGGCGATGCGTCCGAATCCGCTGCCCCGCCAGAGCCGTCCGTCGGTGACGATCCCCTGAATTCTCCGACCGACCGCGATCGCGGACCCGCCGGCACGGCAGCCGAGGAACCGACCGACGGGCCCGAGAACGACTCGTCGCGCTCGTGGCTCTCCCCGCTCACCTCGCGGCTCTCGCTCGGTCGATACTTCTCGCCGAAGGAGTACATCGCACTCGTGGGCGTTCTCAGCGCCGGCTTACTGGCCGGCGAGACCGCGCTACCGTTCGCCGGTCGCACGATCGGCATGTTCGCCGTCGCCTTCACGGTCGGGCTCCTCGCCTCGAAGCGACGTTACCTCGAGATGGGCGTCGCCGGCGTCTCGGTCGGCGGCGTCGCGGCGGTTCTCTCCAACGCCGTCATCGCCGCCGTCGGCTCCGGACAGACGCTGGTCGCCGTCGGCGCGACCGTCGGCCTCCTCGCGTCCGTCGTCGGCTACTACTTCGGGCGCGACCTCCGGACCGGGCTCTCGCAGGATATCGACTGA
- a CDS encoding ArsR/SmtB family transcription factor, protein MDSAALLDLLGNENRRRILRLLARKPCYVTEISEYLGVSPKAVIEHLRKLEEAGLIESRVDDQRRKYFHIARNVRLEVTVSPYGFASKSAYPANNSFDITTCRHLSLDVSWDDTDGLDDLLVALEDLERLENELSLAQRWVQGRLCDVLDDISETVGAGPESRIYADLLASVRAEPKSVGELSEDIDAPREVVAELLEVMADNGVVRRTERGWELTTNA, encoded by the coding sequence ATGGACTCCGCCGCGTTGTTGGATTTACTCGGGAACGAAAACCGAAGACGAATCCTTCGGTTGCTCGCCCGCAAACCCTGTTACGTGACCGAAATATCGGAATACCTCGGCGTGAGTCCCAAGGCGGTTATCGAACACCTCCGAAAACTCGAGGAGGCGGGTCTGATCGAGAGCCGCGTCGACGACCAGCGGCGAAAGTACTTCCATATCGCCCGGAACGTCCGCCTCGAGGTGACCGTCTCGCCCTACGGCTTCGCGAGCAAGAGCGCCTATCCGGCGAACAATAGCTTCGATATCACGACCTGTCGGCACCTCTCGCTCGACGTCTCCTGGGACGACACTGACGGTCTCGACGACCTGCTCGTCGCGCTGGAAGATCTCGAGCGACTCGAGAACGAACTCTCGCTGGCCCAGCGATGGGTTCAGGGGCGGCTCTGTGACGTGCTCGACGATATCTCCGAGACCGTCGGTGCCGGCCCGGAGAGCCGTATTTACGCCGATCTGCTCGCGAGCGTTCGCGCCGAGCCGAAATCGGTCGGCGAACTCAGCGAGGATATTGACGCGCCCCGCGAGGTCGTCGCCGAGTTGCTCGAGGTGATGGCCGACAACGGGGTCGTGCGTCGGACCGAGCGCGGCTGGGAGCTGACGACGAACGCGTGA